In the Rubrivivax gelatinosus IL144 genome, GGGCAGCTTCAAGGCGCGCGGCATGTTCAACCGGCTGCGCTCGCTGCCGGTGCCCGAGGCCGGCGCGATCGTCGCGTCGGGCGGAAACGCCGGCATCGCGGTGGCCGCCGCGGCGCGTGCGCTGGGCGTGCCCTGCGAGGTCTTCGTGCCGGAGGTGAGCAGCGCCGCCAAGCGCGCCGCGCTGGCGGCGCTGGGCGCCCGTGTCGTCGTGCACGGCGCGGCCTACGCCGACGCCTACGCTGCCAGCGTCGAGCGCCAGCGCGAGACCGGCGCGCTGGCGATGCACGCCTACGACCAGCCCGAGGTCGTCGCCGGTGCCGGCACGCTGGCCGCGGAGATCGAAGCCGAGGCCGGCGTGCCCGACCGGCTGCTGGTCTCGGTCGGCGGCGGCGGGCTGGTGGCCGGCATCGCCGCCTGGTTCGAGGGCCGCACGCGCATCGAGGCGCTGGAGCCGGCGCGTGCGCCGACACTGCACGCGGCGCTGGCCGCCGGCGAGCCGGTCGACGTCGAGGTCGGCGGCGTCGCCGCCGATTCGCTGGGCGCGCGCCGCCTCGGCACGATCGCCTGGCAGGTCGCGTTGCGCCATCCGCTGGTGTCGACGCTGCTCGACGACGAGGCCATCCGCGCCGCCCAGCTTCGCCTGTGGCGCGAGCTGCGGCTGGCGGTCGAGCCGGCGGCGGCGCTGCCGCTGGCGGCACTCTGGTCGGGCGCGTTGAAGCCGGCCGCGCACGAGCGCGTCGCGGTCGTCGTCTGCGGCGCCAACCTCGACCCGGCGACGCTCGCCTGATCAGCCGAGGCCCAGGAACTCCAGCACCGGCGCCACGGTCTGCGCCGGGTCTTCCTCGTGCGGCACGTGGCCGAGCGCGGGGAAGACGACCAGTCGGCCGCCCGGGATGCGCCGGGCGAAATCCTCGCCGGCCGACGGCGGGATGATGGTGTCGCGCCCGCCCCAGAGGATCAGCGTCGGCAGGCGCAGCGTCGAGATGCGCGCGGCGTCCTCGCCGGAGCGCGCGATCTTCAGCCGCTCGACCAGCGCGCGGCGGTTGCCTTCGCGCAGCGTCAGCTCGAAGTAGCGGTCGACGAGCTCCGGCGTCACGCGCGACGGATCGCCGTAGGCGCTGGCCAGGCCCTGGGTCACCGCGGTGCGCGGCAGCACCCATTCGAAGACCCGGCCCAGGCCGGGCACCCGCGCGAACTGCCAGGCCAGCGGCATGGCCTTGGACTTGAACACCGTGCCGCTGGCGTCGACGAGGATCAGGCGCTCGATGCGCTGCGGCGCCATCGCCGCCAGCCGCCACGCGACCTCGCCGCCCAGCGAGTTGCCGCCGACGGCGAAACGCTGCACGCCCAGCTGGTCCATCAGTTCGAGCACGAAACGCGCGTAGGCCTCGCCGTCGTAGCGCTGGCCGGCGTAGCGCCCGGCCCAGGGGCCGGTGAGGCCGAAACCCGGCAGGTCCAGCGTGATGACGCGGCGCCGGGGCGCGATCGCATGCACCCAGCCTTCCCAGGTGTGCAGGCTCGAGGAGGTGCCGTGCAGCAGCACCAGCGGCGCGTCGCCGTGGCGCGGTCCCTGGTCGCGCAGGTGCACGAGCTGGCCGCCGAGCTCGACGAAGTCCGAGGGCGGCGGCGCCCAGTTGGCGACCAGCGACTCGACGCTGCGGTCGGGGGCACGCGACATCGCCAGCAGCGCCGCGGTCGCCATCAGCAGCAGGCCGAGCAGACGGAGCAGCAGGCGCATGGAGAGCGGGGCGGGGACGCGGAAGCCGGGGTGCGCGGCATTGTAGGCAGCGCCCGGCGGCCGCCCGGCCGCGCCGACCCCCTCCCTACAATCCCCGGATGCCCTTCGTTCACCTGCGGACGCACACCGAGTATTCCGTCGTCGACGGCACCTTGCGCATCGACGACGCGGCCGACGCCGCCAAGGCCGACGGCCAGCCGGCGCTGGCCATCACCGACCTGTCCAACCTCTTCGGCGCGATCAAGTTCTACAAGGCCTGCCGCGGCGCGGGCGTCAAGCCCGTCGTCGGCGTCGACGTCTGGATGGACCCGCTGCCCGACGCCGCCGAGCGCCAGCCGACGCGCCTGGCGCTGCTGGTGCAGGACCGCGGCGGCTACCTGAACCTCTGCGAGCTGCTGGCGCGCGCCTGGACGCAGAACGTGCAGCGCAACCAGGCCTGGCTGAAGTGGGAATGGCTGCGCGAGCTCTCGGGCGGGCTGATCGCGATGTCCGGTGCCGACATGGGCGCCGTCGGCCAGGCGCTGCTGGCCGGCGACGAGGAGCGTGCCGCTGCCGCCGCGCGCGAGCTGGCCGACATCTTTCCGGGCCGCTTCTATCTGGAGCTGCAGCGTGCCGGTTTGCCGACCAACGAGGCCCAGGTGCGGGCCGCGGTGCCGCTGGCCGCGCGTCTGGGGCTGCCGGTCGTCGCCACGCACCCGATCCAGTTCCTCGGCCCCGACGACTTCGAGGCCCACGAGGCGCGGGTCTGCATCGCCGAAGGCGAGACGCTGGCCAACCCCAAGCGCATCAAGCGCTTCACGCGCGAGCAGCACTTCAAGACCGCCGAGCAGATGCAGGCCTTGTTCGCCGACGTGCCCAGCGCGATCGCGAACACGGTGGAGATCGCGCGCCGCTGCAGCCTGACGCTGGTGCTGGGCAAGCCGCGCCTGCCCGACTTCCCGACCCCCGACGGCTCGCCGATCGAGGTCTATTTCCGCAAGGCCTCGCACGAAGGGCTGGAGAAGCGCCTGGCGGCGCTGTTCCCGAAGGAGGAAGAGCGCGACAAGCGCCGCCCCGAGTACGTCGAGCGCCTGGAGTTCGAGCTCGACACCATCTTGAAGATGGGTTTCCCGGGCTACTTCCTCATCGTCTCGGACTTCATCGTCTGGGCCAAGGCCAACGGCTGCCCGGTGGGCCCGGGCCGCGGCTCGGGCGCGGGCTCGCTGGTCGCCTACGCGCTGTTCATCACCGACCTCGACCCGCTGCAGTACAAGCTGCTGTTCGAGCGCTTCCTGAACCCGGAGCGCGTGTCGATGCCCGACTTCGACATCGACTTCTGCCAGGGCAACCGCGACCGTGTGATCCGGTACGTGAAGGAGAAGTACGGCCGCGACGCGGTGGGCCAGATCGCGACCTTCGGCACGATGGCCGCCAAGGCCGCGCTGCGCGACGTCGGCCGCGTGCTGGGCATGGGCTACGGCCACGTCGACAGCATCGCCAAGCTGATCCCGGCGCCGCCGGGCAAGACGGTGACGCTGGCCAAGGTGCCCGAGAAACCCGACCCCGGCATCATCTACGCGCGCCAGGAAGAACCCGAGATCGACCGCCGCGAGGCCGCCGAGGAGGAAGTGGCCGAGCTGCTGTCGCTGGCCACGCGTGTCGAAGGCATGGTGCGCAACATCGGCATGCACGCCGGCGGCGTGCTGATCGCGCCGGGCAAGATCACCGACTTCTGTCCGCTGTACCAGCAGCCCGGCAGCGACAGCGCGGTCAGCCAGTACGACAAGGACGACGTCGAGGCCATCGGCCTGGTGAAGTTCGACTTTCTGGGGCTGGCGACGCTGACGATCCTGGAGCTGGCGCGCCAGTACATCGTCGCGCGGCGGCCGAACATGAAGGACTTCAGCTACGAGACGCTGCCGCTGGACGACCAGCGTGTCTACAAGCTCTTCTCCGACGGCCTGACCGAGGCGGTGTTCCAGTTCGAATCGCGCGGCATGCAGGGCATGCTGCGCGAGGCCAAGCCCAGCCGGCTGGAAGACCTGATCGCGCTGAACGCGCTGTACCGCCCGGGCCCGATGGACCTGATCCCGACCTTCGTCGCGCGCAAGCACGGCAAGGAGACGGTCGAGTACCCGCACCCGCTGCTGGAGACCGTGCTCGGCGAGACCTACGGCGTCATGGTCTACCAGGAGCAGGTGATGCAGACGGCGCAGGTGCTGGGCGGCTATTCGCTCGGCGGCGCCGACTTGCTGCGCCGCGCGATGGGCAAGAAGAAGGCCGAGGAGATGGCCAAGCACCGCGCGATCTTCCGCGAGGGTGCGGCCAAGAAGGACATCCCCGAAGCGAAGGCCGACGAGGTCTTCGACTTGATGGAGAAGTTCGCCGGCTACGGCTTCAACAAGTCGCACGCGGCCGCGTACTCGCTGCTGGCCTATCACACGGCCTGGATCAAGGTGCACTGCACGGCCGAGTTCTTCGCGGCCAACATGACGATCGAAGCCGACAACACCGACAAGCTGAAGGTGCTGCTGGCCGACGCCAAGCTGTTCGGCATCCGCTTCGATCCGCCCGACGTCAACACCGGCACGCTGCGTTTCGAGCCGATCGAGGACAAGCGCATCCGCTACGGCCTGGGTGCCGTCAAGGGCACCGGCGCGGGTGCGATCGAGGCCATCGTCGCGGCGCGCGAAGGCCGCTCGGGCGACGGCGGCGGCCCGTTCCGCAGCCTGTTCGACTTCTGCGCGCGGGTCGACCGCCAGCGTGTCAACAAGCGTGTCGTCGAGGCGCTGATCAAGGCCGGTGCCTTCGACTCGCTGCACGCCGACCGCGCCGCGACGCTGGCCAGCGTCGGCCTGGCTTTCGAGTGGGCCGACACGCAGGCCGCCAACAAGGACCAGGGCGGGCTGTTCGACTTCGGCGACGCGCACGGATCGAGCACGCAGGAGCCGGCGCTGGTCGCCGTGGAGCCGTGGTCGGTGCGCGAGCGGCTGATGCAGGAGAAGATCGCCATCGGCTTCTACCTGTCGGGCCATCTGTTCGACGCCTGCCGCGACGAGGTGCGCAAGTTCGTTCGCCGCGACATCGTCGAGCTGGTCGACTCGCGCGAGCCGCAGTCGGTGGCCGGCATCGTCTCCGAGCTGCGTGTCATCAACGGCCAGCGCGGGCGTGTCGCGATCTTCAAGCTCGACGACGGCAGCGAGGCCATCGAGGCCGTGGCCAACGAGGAACTGCTGGACGCCAGCCGCGAGCTGTTGCGCGAAGACGAACTGGTCATCGTCGTCGGCAAGCTGCAGCCCGACCGCTTCTCCGGCGGCCTGCGCCTGAATGCGCAGCAGGTCTGGGACCTGGCGACGGCGCGTGCGCGTTTCGGCCGCTACCTGTCGGTGGAGGTCAACGGTGGCCTGCCGCCGGTAGCCGACGTGCTGAAGCTGTGGCCGGCGCGCCGCGTCGAGACCGAGGAGGGCGAGACCCAGCAAGGCCTGGCGGTGCGGCTCAAGCTCAAACGTGCGACGGCCGTCGGCGAGCTCGACCTCGGCAGCGACGCACGCTTCTGGCCCTGCGACGAGGCGCTGGCGCGCTGGAAAACGATCGCCGAGCAGGGGCGCGCATCCATCGTCTACGAGTGAAAGCGTTTGTTTCGCGCGGCCTTGTCTGACATCCGGTGCGTGGCGGGCGGCGTTGAACTCCCGTGATCCACTTTCTGGAGACCCGATGAGAAAGACGATCGCGAGCGCATGCTTGAGCGTGCTGGCGCTGGCCGGCGGTGCCGCCCAGGCCACCAATGTCGGCGTGTCGGTCGAGATCAGCCAGCCCGGCGTCTACGGCCGCGTGGACATCGGCCGCTTCCCGCAGCCGGCGGTCATCGTGCCGCAGCCGGTGATCATCGGCCGGCCGGTCGTCGTCGCGCCCGAGCCGGTCTACATGTGGGTGCCTCCGGGCCACCGCAAGCACTGGGGCCGCTACTGCGGCCAGTACCACGCCTGCGGCGTGCCGGTGTACTTCGTCGACCACCGCTGGTACGGCCGGCACGTGATGCCGGCACGCGAAGTGCGATACGAGCGCCGCGAAGACCGGCGCGACGATCGCTGGGATCGTCGTGACGACCGTCGGGACGATCGACGGGATGATTGGCGCGACGACCGCCGTGGCCCGCCCGGGCCGCGTGACGACCACCGCGGCCCGCCGGGGCATCACGACGACCCCCGCGGCCCGCGCTGAGCCGCGCAGCGCCGGCGCCGAGTCGGACGTGTCGCACGCGGCGGCGCGGCCTGCACCGATCGGCGCCGCCGCCCTCACGGCGCAGGATCCTCGCATCGCAAGCACCGAGGATCCACGATGAAGAACCTCCATCGGAACCGTTGCATGCCGGCCTGGCTGGCGCTGGTCGGCGCGCTGGCCGCCGGCAGCGTGATGGCCGCGGAACCCGCGGCCGCGCCGCCGGCGCAGGGCACCGTCGTCGCACTCGACGGCCACGAACGGCGCGAGGATCGCCGCGAAGACCGCCGGGAAGACAGACGCGAAGACCGCCGCGAAGATCGCCGTGAAGACCGCCGCGACGACCTCGTCAGCGACGCGCGCGAGGAACGGCGCGAAGACCGCCGGGAAGACCGGCGCCAGGACCGCCGCGAAGATCGACGCGAAGAACGCCGGGACGAACGTCGCGACTGAGGCCACTAGCTTGCGGCGCGCCGCGCCGCAAACGCCGGCCGGCCTTCACTTCGCCGCTTTCGCCGCCTTGGCGGGCTTGGCCTCGCCGCCGGCCCAGGCGGCGCCGGCCACCGTCAGCCCGGCCTGCGAGAAGCGCGCGGCGTTGCCGGCGCCGATGCCGGGCACACGGTCGACCATGTCGGCCCAGCTCTTGAACGCGCCGGCCTTGCGCGCTTCGAGGATCTTGGCCGACAGCCCGGGGCCGATGCCTTTGACGGTCTCCAGCTCGGCCTGGCTGGCTTGGTTGGCGTCGACCGCGGCGTGGGCGTTGAAGGCGAAGGCCGCGAACAGCAGCGCGGCGACGGGACGCAGGAATCGCTTCATGGAGGGCTCCCTCGGCACCAGGTGCCGTCGTGGCCCGCCGGCCCCATGCCGACGGTGCACGGGGCGCATTCTTCGCAGCCGCAGGACGCCCGGCATCCCTCCGCCGGGCGCCACCGAGCGGTGCACCGCGCCGGGCGAGTGCTTGAGCCGTGGCAGACCACCGGTGGAGGGGCCGGATATAGTCGCCGTCGCCGCCGCGCACGGCGGTGCGAGATGGTGAACCTTCCGAGATGACTTCTCTTTTTGCCTTCAACCTGACCGAGCACCGGACGCTGTTCGTGCAGCTCGACGCGCTCGAAGCCGAGGTCGAGCGTGCCGGCGAGACGATCGCGCGCGCGCTCGAAGCCGGCGGCAAGCTGCTGGTCTGCGGCAACGGCGGCTCGGCCGCCGACAGCCAGCACATCGCCGCCGAGCTGACGGGCCGCTTCATCCGCGACCGCCGGCCGCTGGCGGCGATCGCGCTGACGACCGACACCTCGGCGCTGACCAGCATCGCCAACGACTACGCCTTCGACGACGTGTTCGCGCGCCCGGTGCGCGCGCTGGGCCGCGCCGGCGACGTGCTGCTGGGCATCTCGACCTCGGGCAACTCGGCCAACGTGCTGCGCGCGGTGGACGCCGCGCGTGAACTGGGCATCACGTCGATCGGCCTGCTGGGCCGCGACGGCGGCGCGTTGCGCACGCGCTGCGACCAGGCGATCGTCGTGCCGAGCACGACGACGGCGCGCATCCAGGAAGCGCACATCCTGATCGGCCACACGCTGTGCGGGCTGGTCGAACAGAAGCTGGGGCTGGCATGAGCCCTCAGGACTTGTCTGGGGCTCATTCCCGCTTGGCGGGACCGGCCGCCAGGCCGGAGGGTGCTCCAGTGAGTGTTACCGCCACCTGGCTGCGCCCTGCGCCCGAGGCGCTGGCCGCGCGCCGCGTGCTCGTCGTCGGCGACGTCATGCTCGACCGCTACTGGCACGGCGCCGTCGATCGCATCTCGCCCGAGGCCCCGGTGCCGGTGGTGCGCGTCAACCGCGAGGAGGAGCGCCTGGGCGGCGCCGCCAACGTCGCGCTGAACGTGCGCGCGCTCGGCGCGCAGGCGACGCTGCTGACCGTCGTCGGCGACGACGAGCCGGCGCGCCGGCTGCGCACGCTGCTCGAGGCGCAGGACGTGCGCGCCGTGCTCGGCGCCGATGCGCAGCTGCGCACCATCGTCAAGCTGCGTGTCATCGGCCGCCAGCAGCAGCTGGTGCGCATCGACTTCGAGAACCAGCCGACGCACGAGGTGCTGGCGCAGCTGCTCGACGACTTCGAGCGCGAGTTGCCCAGCCACGACGCGGTGCTGTTTTCCGACTACGGCAAGGGCGGCCTGGCGCACGTCGGCCGCATGATCACGATGGCGAGCGAGGCCGGCAAGCCGGTGCTCGTCGATCCGAAAGGCAGCGACTACTCGCGCTACGCCGGTGCCGACCTGATCACGCCGAACCGCGCCGAGCTCGCGCAGGTCGTCGGCCCCTGGGGCAGCGAGGACGAGCTGCGCGAACGCGCACGCGCGCTGCGCGACCGCCTGGGCCTGGCGGCGCTGCTGCTGACGCGATCCGAAGAAGGCATGACGCTGTACGACGCCGAAGGCGAGCGCCACGTCGACGCCGACGCGCGCGAGGTCTTCGACGTCACCGGCGCCGGCGACACCGTCATCGCGACGATGGCCGCGCTGATCGCCGCCGGCCTGCCGGCGCGCGACGCGATGCCCTGGGCCAACCGCGCCGGCGGCATCGTCGTCGGCCGCTTCGGCACCGCGAGCGTCGGCTACGACGAGCTGTTTGCATGAGCTTCATTGACAAGCTCTGCGCCCGCGCCGACGCTCCGGCGCGCCTGGCGGCGTTGCCGCGGCCCTGGGTGTTCACCAACGGTGTCTTCGACGTGCTGCACCGCGGTCACGTCAGCTATCTGGAGCGGGCACGCGCGCTCGGCGGCTCGCTGATCGTCGGCGTCAACAGCGACGTCTCGGCACGAAGCCTGGGCAAGGGTCCCGACCGGCCGCTGAACCGCGAGGAAGACCGCGCGCTGGTGCTCGCCGCACTGGAGTCGGTGTCGCTCGTCACCTGGTTCGACGAACGCACGCCGGTGGCGCTGCTGGCCGAGCTGCGGCCCGACGTCTACGTCAAGGGCGGCGACTACGACATCGAGACGCTGGAAGAGACGCGCCTCGTGCGCGGCTGGGGCGGCAGGTCGCTGGCGTTGCCTTTCGTCGACGGCTACTCGACGACACGGCTCGTCGAGCGCATCCGCGCCGGAACGTGAGCGCACGCGCCGTCTTCCTCGACCGTGACGGCGTGGTCAACGTCGACCACGGCTACGTCGGGCGCTGGCAGGACTTCGAGTTCGTGCCCGGCGCGGTGGACGCGATGCGCCGCCTGCACGAAGCCGGCTGGCGGCTGGTGGTCGTCACCAACCAGTCGGGCATCGCCCGCGGCTACTACAGCGAGGCCGACTACGAGGCGCTGACGGCGCGCATGAAGGCCGAACTCGCCGCCGCCGGCGCGCCGCTGGCCGGCGTCTACCACTGCCCGCACCATCCGAAGGGCACGGTCGCGGCTTACACGCGCGACTGCGGCTGCCGCAAGCCGGCGCCGGGTTTGATCCTGCGCGCCGCGCAGGAGCTCGGGCTGTCGCTGGCCGACTCGGTGCTGGTCGGTGACAAACCCAGCGACGCCGAGGCCGCACGCGCGGCCGGTGTCGGCCGGGTCGTTCTCGTCGCCGACGGCGCGGCCGACGCGGCGCTGGCCGACGCGACCGCGCCCTCGCTGGCCGCGGCGCTGGCTGCTGGCCTGATTCAGCCCAGCCGGTCGATCCCCGCGGCGCGCAGCGCCTCGACGTAGTCGGCGCGCAGCCGCGCCTTGCGCTCCAGCAGTGCGGCGCTGCGCTCGCCGACCTCGGCGATCGCCTGCTCGACGCGCGCGACGACGCCCTCGACCGGCTCGCCGACCTCGATCATCCCGGCGCCGAAGCCGCGTGCCGTCTCGCCGCGGCGGTCGTGGCCGACGCACAGGCCCGGCACGCCCAGCGAAGCCGACAGGCCGACGCCGTGCACGCGGTGGCCGACGACGAGGTCGTAGCGGTCGTAGAGCTCGACGTAGTCGCGTGCGTCGTAGGAGTAGCGGATCGTCGCGCCGGCGAAGTCGCGTTCGAACAGCGGCAGCTCGTCGACGTAGTGGGCGACGAACTCGAACTCGTGGCGCGTGCCCAGGCGCTCGATCAGCGCGCGGTACAGCGCGACGAGAAAGGCGTGCGTGCCCTCGGCGACGTTGTTGTGGCGCGCGGCCAGCGGGTGGCCGTAGATCAGCGCGATGCGCTGCACCGCGTCGCGGCGGCGCTCGTGCGGCGCGGCCAGCAGGGCCGGGCAGATCATCTGCCGCGCCGGCAGCGGCGCCAGCGAGGCGGTGGTCAGCGCGTCGCGGCAGGCGATCAGGCGCGCGGCCTTCAGCACCGTGGTCTCGGCCTCGCTGAAGTGCTCGCGGTCGAAGCGGAAGGGCTTGACCGTGCCCAGGCCGAGAAAGGCCGTCGGCGTGCCGCTGCGCGCCAGCGCCTCGTACAGCGGCTCCAGCCGGCGGCCGCGCCATTCGGGCGAGCCGGCGAAGACGACGAGGTCCACCCAGTCCAGCGACATCGAGTCCTTGAACGAGTTGTCGAGGAAAGCCTGGCGCCGGCCTTCGCCGAAGCGGCGCTGCAGCAGCGCCACCGGGTCGAAACGCTTGGCGCGCCGGATCTGCGGGTTGCGGTTGAAAATGACGGGGTTGAAGTCCAGCCCGGCGGCGCGCAGCGCGTTCAGGCAGCCCATCAGGATGAACTCGTCGCCAGGGTTCCACTGGCGCGTGGTCGAGAAGAGGACGTTGGGCATCGGGTACACCCCGGCGGGGCGGGTGGAGATTCAGGGCTGCGCGACGGCGCGAGTTTCCAGCATCGTGCGCACGCGGGCCAGGACTTCGGGGACCTCGATCGACGCCATGTCGCGGCCTTCGACGGCCTGCAGCAGCGGGTCGTGGCGCAGGGGCGGCGTGGCGCCGAACAGGCCCAGCGCCGGCACTTCGACGGCGACGGCGATGTTCAGCACGCCGGTGTCGTTGCCGACGCACAGCCGGGCGTGGCGCAGCACCGCGGCGCTGAGCTGCACCGAGGGCTGCGTCAGCGTGCGCACGCGCGGCTGCAGCGCCGCGGGCACGGCGGCGGCGATGCGCGCTGCACTGTCCGCCTCGGCCGGTCCGCCGACGAGCACCACACTTTGGCCGTCGGCGGCGAGCGCACCGGCCAGCGCGGCGAAGCGGTCGTCGCCCCAGTGTTTGCGCGGCTCCGAGGAGCCGATGGACAAGGCGACCGGCGCCGTCAGGCCGGCGAGCCATTGCGCAGCCGACTGCAACGCGTCGTCCCGCACGGCCAGCCGTGGCAGCCGGGGCCCGTCGACGAAACCGTGCGCGAGCGCGAAGGCCGTCGCTTCCGTGTAGACCCAGTTGCCTGCGCCGGTGTGCGGCCGGATGTACGGCGGCTCGTTGAGCCAAAGCCGCTCGGCGGCCGAGAAGCCGAAACCCGCGCGACGCGGAATGCCGGCCAGCCAGGCGAGCACGCCATAGCGCGGGCGCGAGGCGAAGATCAGCACGCGGTCGAAGCGATGCCGGCGCAGTTCGCCGACCAGCGCCCACTGTGCGGCGAGCGAGTCGTGGCGGCCGCGGCGGCGTTCCGAAGCCCGCGGCCGGTGGTCGAACTCGATGACCTCGGCGATGCAGGGCTCGCCGGCCAGCAGGTCGGCAGCACGCGACGAGGGCCTGGCCATCAGCACGATGCGCCCGTCGCGGCTGGCGGCGGCGATGGCCCGCAGGTAGGGCAGGTGCCAGACCAGGTCGCCGATGCCGCTGCGGTGGTGGACGACGAGGGTGTGCGGCGCGGTCGTGCGCGTCATGCGGGCAGCAGCGTCACGCCCAGTTCGCCGAAGGCCCGCGACATGTCCTCGCGCTCGTCGTTCGACTTGAAGTGCAGACGCTCCCATCCGAACGCCAGCACCGGCACCGCCGGACCGTAGATCTGGCGCGCGAACAGCAGCGCCGACGAGCGCACGCCGAGCACCGCGGCATAGGGTTCGTGCTGCATGTAGGTCTCCAGCGGCTGGTCGAGCTCGAGCACGTGCCAGTCGGGCTGCAGCAGTTCGCGCGCGGGGTCCTTGGGATGACCCTTGTAGTCGACTTCCTGGATGCCGGCGTCCTGCAGCCAGTGCTGCATCGCCGCGGCGATGCGGTCGCGCTCGGCGGCGTCGGCCAGGCCGGCGCCCTGCAGCGGCTGGCCGACGACGAGCGCGCGGCGCACCGCGTGACCGGCTTCGCCCGCCGGGGCGACCAGCGGCGCCAGCGTCACCGCCTTGTGCGCCGGGTACTCGTGCGGCAGTCCGGGCAGCACGTAGACGCGGTCGCAGAACGGCGCGTCCGAGCCGATGCGGTCGCCGCCGAAGGTCCAGTAGCGCAGCTCGGGCGCGGCCAGGCGGCGCAGGTGGCGCAGCTGCTGCAGCGCGCGTTTGCCCGCCGTCAGCGGGTAGCGGCGGATGCTGATGACGCCGTCGGGCAGGATGCGCGCGCGCATCCTGCGCGCGCCGCAGCGCTCCGGCAGCGCGCGCAGGAAATAGTTGACGGCCTCGGTGTCGAAGACGGCGCTGTGCAGGTGCAGCGTGTCGCAGCGGCCGACGAGCGCGGCCACCGCGTCGAGGTTGGCCAGCAGCCGGCGATGGGAGCCGAACGGGCCCGGCAGCGGCTCCCAGCGCGGCCAGGGCATGTAGGCCGAGGCGTCCCAGTCCTCGGCCTCGACCAGCGGGCCGACGCCGCGCTTGTACCAGACCAGCACCTGCCGGGAGCCGCGCTCGTGCGTGGCCGCGATCTGGCGCGCGGCGAGCAGTTGCAAGGGCGAGGCGACGAAGTAGACGGCAGTGGTGTTCATGGAAGCGGTGCCGGGGGCCCGGCAACTGCCACGCCCGAAGCGGCCGACAGTCTCGGCATGCTCCGCAGGCTTCGTTGCAATGAGGTGTCAGAGCGGTGACGGCAGCCACCGAA is a window encoding:
- a CDS encoding polysaccharide pyruvyl transferase family protein translates to MPNVLFSTTRQWNPGDEFILMGCLNALRAAGLDFNPVIFNRNPQIRRAKRFDPVALLQRRFGEGRRQAFLDNSFKDSMSLDWVDLVVFAGSPEWRGRRLEPLYEALARSGTPTAFLGLGTVKPFRFDREHFSEAETTVLKAARLIACRDALTTASLAPLPARQMICPALLAAPHERRRDAVQRIALIYGHPLAARHNNVAEGTHAFLVALYRALIERLGTRHEFEFVAHYVDELPLFERDFAGATIRYSYDARDYVELYDRYDLVVGHRVHGVGLSASLGVPGLCVGHDRRGETARGFGAGMIEVGEPVEGVVARVEQAIAEVGERSAALLERKARLRADYVEALRAAGIDRLG
- the gmhB gene encoding D-glycero-beta-D-manno-heptose 1,7-bisphosphate 7-phosphatase yields the protein MSARAVFLDRDGVVNVDHGYVGRWQDFEFVPGAVDAMRRLHEAGWRLVVVTNQSGIARGYYSEADYEALTARMKAELAAAGAPLAGVYHCPHHPKGTVAAYTRDCGCRKPAPGLILRAAQELGLSLADSVLVGDKPSDAEAARAAGVGRVVLVADGAADAALADATAPSLAAALAAGLIQPSRSIPAARSAST
- a CDS encoding polysialyltransferase family glycosyltransferase; the encoded protein is MNTTAVYFVASPLQLLAARQIAATHERGSRQVLVWYKRGVGPLVEAEDWDASAYMPWPRWEPLPGPFGSHRRLLANLDAVAALVGRCDTLHLHSAVFDTEAVNYFLRALPERCGARRMRARILPDGVISIRRYPLTAGKRALQQLRHLRRLAAPELRYWTFGGDRIGSDAPFCDRVYVLPGLPHEYPAHKAVTLAPLVAPAGEAGHAVRRALVVGQPLQGAGLADAAERDRIAAAMQHWLQDAGIQEVDYKGHPKDPARELLQPDWHVLELDQPLETYMQHEPYAAVLGVRSSALLFARQIYGPAVPVLAFGWERLHFKSNDEREDMSRAFGELGVTLLPA
- a CDS encoding glycosyltransferase family 9 protein, with amino-acid sequence MTRTTAPHTLVVHHRSGIGDLVWHLPYLRAIAAASRDGRIVLMARPSSRAADLLAGEPCIAEVIEFDHRPRASERRRGRHDSLAAQWALVGELRRHRFDRVLIFASRPRYGVLAWLAGIPRRAGFGFSAAERLWLNEPPYIRPHTGAGNWVYTEATAFALAHGFVDGPRLPRLAVRDDALQSAAQWLAGLTAPVALSIGSSEPRKHWGDDRFAALAGALAADGQSVVLVGGPAEADSAARIAAAVPAALQPRVRTLTQPSVQLSAAVLRHARLCVGNDTGVLNIAVAVEVPALGLFGATPPLRHDPLLQAVEGRDMASIEVPEVLARVRTMLETRAVAQP